Proteins from a single region of Heliomicrobium gestii:
- a CDS encoding MGDG synthase family glycosyltransferase — MDKKTAETDVLILSVEAGTGHGRAARAVAEALESRGMTARMEDAFAFGPHWVFASVIGAYLQVLERAPALYRFLYHSAARPKAGFLGQHLMTAYLETFIGEGLAELIRQSRPKAILCTHPFPMGVLCRFQEKEWLRQPLAGVVTDFCIHPFWAFPGVRRYYVAGEALVDELAAYGLERARGRVTGIPIDRSFQAAARLSRQEAEAQMGLSPARRRLLVMGGGLGLGPVEAWVRGLAQASMKDLQIVVVAGRNRDLQARLQAIAASPERLVVFGFTDQVPLLMACSDLFITKPGGLSSSEALAMALPQLLFPPLPGHEEVNHRFLIEHQSAWEVRTGELAAHVEAILADEKELEARRQAARRLGNVFAADAVAADVAALIDESWPEREPPPAERDKG, encoded by the coding sequence ATGGATAAAAAGACGGCAGAAACGGATGTCCTGATCCTGTCGGTCGAGGCCGGAACCGGTCACGGCCGGGCGGCTCGGGCCGTGGCCGAGGCGCTGGAGAGCCGCGGCATGACCGCCCGGATGGAGGATGCCTTTGCCTTTGGTCCCCACTGGGTCTTCGCCTCGGTCATCGGCGCTTACCTCCAGGTGCTGGAACGGGCGCCGGCCCTCTACCGCTTTCTCTATCATTCCGCTGCCCGGCCGAAGGCCGGCTTTCTGGGACAACACCTGATGACGGCCTATCTGGAGACCTTTATCGGTGAGGGATTGGCCGAATTGATCCGCCAGTCCCGGCCAAAAGCGATTCTATGCACCCACCCCTTTCCCATGGGGGTGCTCTGCCGTTTCCAGGAAAAAGAGTGGCTGCGTCAGCCCCTGGCCGGCGTCGTGACCGACTTTTGCATCCATCCCTTCTGGGCCTTTCCCGGTGTCCGCCGCTACTATGTGGCTGGCGAGGCGCTGGTAGACGAATTGGCCGCTTACGGCTTGGAACGGGCGCGAGGGCGGGTGACCGGCATCCCCATCGACCGTTCCTTCCAAGCGGCCGCCCGGTTGTCCCGCCAGGAAGCGGAAGCGCAGATGGGCCTCTCGCCGGCGCGCCGGCGGCTGCTCGTCATGGGCGGCGGCCTCGGCCTCGGCCCTGTCGAAGCCTGGGTGCGGGGGCTTGCGCAGGCGTCCATGAAAGACCTGCAGATCGTCGTCGTCGCCGGCCGCAATCGAGACCTACAGGCGCGCCTTCAGGCGATCGCAGCATCGCCGGAACGACTTGTCGTCTTCGGTTTTACCGACCAGGTGCCCCTGCTGATGGCCTGCAGCGACCTGTTCATCACCAAACCGGGAGGGCTCTCATCATCGGAAGCCCTCGCCATGGCATTGCCGCAACTCCTCTTTCCACCGCTGCCCGGCCATGAGGAAGTGAACCACCGTTTCCTCATCGAACACCAGAGCGCCTGGGAGGTCCGAACAGGGGAACTGGCGGCCCATGTCGAAGCGATCTTGGCGGATGAGAAGGAACTGGAGGCGCGCCGCCAGGCGGCCCGCCGGTTGGGCAACGTCTTTGCCGCCGATGCGGTGGCCGCCGATGTGGCGGCGCTGATCGATGAATCATGGCCGGAGAGGGAGCCGCCTCCCGCCGAGCGGGACAAGGGCTGA
- a CDS encoding PhoH family protein, which yields MEDLKIYILDTNVLLQDPEAIFGFQDNDVVIPAAVIEELDGKKRFQDEIGRSARLASRLLDGMREGGFLHEGVPLPDGGTLRVELNHRDLSGFPEAFQPATNDNRILSVAFNLKKEEALRGGQGRPVIIVSNDAIVRIKADVLGIEAQEYKRDRVAYDSDLFMGFRELTVPAWLIDRFYKEQSFDPEEEATLADIPWCPHEYAILRDGLGSSRSAVVQVSGDRRQMTLVPPATPSVWGVTPRNVQQKMALRLLLDDNIPLVTICGKAGTGKTLLALASALHKTMDEERYKKILVSKPVVPMGRDMGALPGEIDDKLRPWMQPIYDNLEFLLGSKSEMMKDILEEYGTIQVEALSYIRGRSIPKQFIIIDEAQNLSKHEIKTIVSRVGENSKIIVMGDPQQIDAPYLDETNNGLVYLVEKFKHQEAAGHVVLTKGERSRLAQLAADLL from the coding sequence TTGGAAGATCTCAAGATCTACATCCTTGACACCAACGTGCTTCTGCAGGACCCCGAAGCGATTTTCGGGTTTCAGGATAACGATGTGGTGATCCCGGCGGCTGTCATCGAAGAGTTGGACGGAAAAAAGCGATTCCAGGATGAAATCGGGCGCAGCGCCCGCCTGGCTTCCCGGCTGCTTGATGGGATGCGTGAAGGGGGATTCCTCCATGAAGGGGTGCCCTTGCCCGATGGCGGCACACTGCGGGTGGAACTCAACCACCGCGACCTGTCCGGTTTTCCCGAAGCCTTTCAACCGGCCACCAACGATAACCGCATCCTTTCCGTTGCCTTTAACTTGAAAAAAGAAGAGGCCCTCCGGGGCGGTCAGGGCAGACCGGTGATCATCGTGTCCAACGACGCCATCGTGCGCATCAAGGCCGATGTGCTCGGCATCGAAGCCCAGGAATACAAACGGGACCGTGTGGCCTATGACTCGGATCTGTTCATGGGCTTTCGCGAACTGACTGTACCGGCTTGGTTGATTGACCGGTTTTACAAGGAGCAGTCCTTCGATCCCGAAGAAGAGGCAACCCTGGCCGATATCCCCTGGTGTCCCCACGAATACGCCATCTTGCGCGATGGGCTGGGATCGAGCCGTTCCGCCGTCGTTCAGGTGAGCGGCGATCGCCGGCAGATGACACTGGTGCCGCCGGCTACGCCATCGGTCTGGGGGGTGACCCCTCGCAATGTGCAGCAGAAGATGGCCTTGCGCCTGTTGCTGGACGACAACATTCCCCTGGTCACCATCTGTGGCAAGGCGGGCACCGGCAAGACATTGCTGGCGCTGGCTTCCGCTCTCCATAAAACCATGGACGAAGAACGATATAAAAAGATCCTAGTCTCCAAACCGGTCGTGCCGATGGGGCGGGACATGGGCGCCCTGCCCGGCGAGATCGATGACAAGCTGCGCCCTTGGATGCAGCCGATATATGATAACCTGGAATTCCTGCTTGGTTCGAAGAGCGAGATGATGAAGGATATCCTGGAGGAGTATGGGACCATTCAGGTGGAAGCCTTGTCCTACATCCGCGGCCGCAGCATCCCCAAGCAGTTCATCATCATCGATGAAGCCCAGAACCTGTCCAAACACGAGATCAAAACCATCGTCTCCCGCGTCGGCGAGAACAGCAAGATTATCGTCATGGGAGACCCGCAGCAGATCGATGCGCCCTATCTGGACGAGACGAACAACGGCCTCGTCTATCTGGTGGAGAAATTCAAACACCAGGAGGCGGCCGGCCATGTGGTGCTCACCAAGGGGGAACGGTCGCGGCTGGCCCAGTTGGCGGCAGACCTCCTGTAA
- a CDS encoding glycosyltransferase family 2 protein: MSLLTLSVIIPAYNEESTVAPVVQAALASPYRDEVIVVSDGSEDQTAFRAQAAGAQVIELSENKGKGAAMLAGALAAHYPFLLFLDADLIGLRPEHLIRLAAPVIEGRADMTVGIFEHGRSSTDLAQLVAPYLSGQRAIKKEIFLDVNELEDSRYGVEIALTRHFRHRSHLRLLEVILPGLTHRMKEEKLGLIEGVKARIRMYREIGSVFLERDMRGERDDIH; encoded by the coding sequence GTGAGTCTTTTGACCCTTTCCGTGATCATCCCCGCTTACAATGAGGAAAGCACGGTGGCCCCTGTCGTTCAGGCTGCCCTGGCATCTCCCTATCGGGATGAGGTGATCGTCGTCAGCGACGGTTCGGAGGATCAGACCGCTTTTAGGGCCCAGGCCGCAGGCGCGCAGGTGATCGAACTCTCTGAAAACAAGGGCAAGGGCGCGGCCATGCTGGCTGGCGCCCTTGCTGCACACTATCCCTTTTTGCTGTTTCTTGACGCCGATCTGATCGGCCTGCGCCCAGAGCACCTTATCCGTCTGGCGGCGCCGGTGATAGAAGGTCGAGCAGACATGACTGTCGGCATTTTTGAGCATGGCCGTTCTTCGACGGATCTGGCCCAATTGGTGGCGCCTTACCTCTCGGGACAGCGAGCGATCAAGAAGGAGATCTTCTTGGATGTGAACGAACTGGAGGATAGCCGCTACGGCGTCGAAATCGCCTTGACGAGGCACTTCCGCCACCGTTCCCACCTGCGCCTGCTGGAGGTGATCCTGCCTGGGCTGACACACCGGATGAAGGAAGAAAAGCTTGGGTTGATCGAGGGCGTTAAGGCGCGAATTCGGATGTACCGGGAGATCGGATCTGTTTTCCTCGAGCGGGATATGCGGGGAGAGCGAGACGATATCCACTAG